The following proteins are co-located in the uncultured Draconibacterium sp. genome:
- the eno gene encoding phosphopyruvate hydratase, with translation MLISDVKAREILDSRGNPTLEVEVLLESGAFGRAAVPSGASTGENEALELRDGDKARYLGKGCLKAVENVNTIIAKEIVGMDATDQVAVDSKLLELDGTKTKSNLGANAMLGVSLAVAKAAAEYSELPLYRYIGGANAKTLPVPMMNIINGGSHSDATIAFQEFMIRPIGAPSFREGLRMGAEVFHALAKVLKAKGLSTAVGDEGGFAPMLGGTEEAIESILTAIKNAGYKPGRAEDGGDVSIAMDCASSEFYKDGVYDYGIFEPNGVKRNADEQAAYLAELVAKYPIDSIEDGMDEGDWDGWVKLNAAIGDKCQLVGDDLFVTNVEYLQKGIELNAANSILIKVNQIGTLTETLDAIEMAHRAGYTSVTSHRSGETEDSTIADIAVATNSGQIKTGSLSRSDRMAKYNQLLRIEEELGASAIYGYKKIYKK, from the coding sequence ATGTTAATTAGCGATGTAAAAGCAAGAGAAATTTTAGATTCTCGTGGTAACCCAACTTTAGAAGTTGAAGTTTTATTAGAAAGTGGTGCATTTGGTCGTGCTGCTGTTCCATCGGGAGCATCAACAGGCGAAAACGAAGCACTCGAATTACGCGATGGCGACAAAGCCCGTTACCTTGGAAAAGGTTGTTTAAAAGCGGTTGAAAATGTAAATACAATTATTGCGAAGGAAATAGTTGGTATGGATGCTACCGACCAAGTAGCTGTTGACAGCAAGTTGTTGGAACTGGACGGCACTAAAACAAAATCGAATTTAGGAGCAAATGCAATGCTTGGCGTTTCTTTAGCCGTTGCAAAAGCAGCAGCCGAATATTCAGAACTTCCTCTGTACAGGTACATTGGAGGAGCAAATGCAAAAACATTACCTGTACCAATGATGAATATTATTAATGGAGGTTCACACTCCGATGCTACTATTGCTTTCCAGGAATTTATGATTCGCCCAATTGGTGCACCTTCATTCCGCGAAGGTTTACGTATGGGAGCTGAAGTTTTTCATGCACTGGCAAAAGTACTTAAAGCAAAAGGCTTGTCGACTGCAGTTGGCGATGAAGGTGGTTTTGCTCCAATGCTTGGAGGAACTGAAGAAGCGATTGAATCGATTTTAACTGCAATTAAAAATGCTGGTTACAAACCGGGTCGTGCCGAAGATGGTGGCGATGTTTCAATTGCCATGGACTGTGCTTCATCTGAATTTTACAAAGACGGTGTTTATGATTATGGCATTTTTGAGCCAAACGGCGTAAAACGTAATGCCGACGAGCAAGCCGCATATTTAGCTGAATTGGTTGCCAAATATCCGATCGATTCGATTGAAGACGGGATGGACGAAGGCGATTGGGACGGATGGGTAAAACTAAATGCTGCCATTGGCGACAAATGCCAGTTGGTGGGTGACGACCTTTTTGTAACCAATGTTGAGTACCTTCAAAAAGGTATTGAACTAAATGCTGCCAACTCAATTTTAATTAAAGTAAACCAAATTGGAACTTTAACCGAAACGCTGGATGCTATTGAAATGGCTCACCGCGCCGGTTATACTTCGGTAACTTCTCACCGTTCGGGCGAAACCGAAGATTCAACCATTGCCGATATTGCAGTTGCAACCAATTCAGGTCAGATTAAAACCGGTTCACTGAGCCGTTCAGACCGTATGGCAAAATACAACCAGCTGCTTCGTATCGAAGAAGAACTGGGAGCCAGTGCCATTTACGGATACAAAAAGATTTATAAAAAATAG
- a CDS encoding C-GCAxxG-C-C family protein has translation MTTNTTKEFIIEEALKHFDEGYACSQSVLLAFADHFKLDKTTAKRISATFGGGMGRLRETCGAVTGGFMVLGLAFGNEEPNDMDTKLNSYKKVRELNKLVTDVHGTSNCRQLLIKHASEQEVKDRKHHKIICRQVVGDATGLVYDILKHDQKI, from the coding sequence ATGACGACAAATACAACAAAAGAATTTATCATTGAAGAAGCGCTAAAGCATTTCGATGAAGGTTACGCCTGCTCGCAATCGGTTTTACTTGCTTTTGCCGATCATTTCAAACTTGATAAGACCACCGCAAAACGCATTTCGGCAACTTTTGGAGGAGGTATGGGCCGTTTGCGCGAAACCTGCGGAGCCGTAACAGGTGGTTTTATGGTATTGGGACTGGCTTTTGGAAATGAAGAACCCAATGACATGGACACCAAGTTAAACAGTTATAAAAAGGTACGCGAATTAAATAAACTGGTAACCGATGTTCACGGCACATCCAACTGTCGCCAGCTTTTAATAAAACATGCATCCGAGCAAGAGGTAAAAGACCGTAAACACCACAAAATAATTTGCCGTCAGGTGGTTGGAGATGCAACAGGACTGGTGTACGACATTTTAAAACACGATCAGAAAATTTGA